In one window of Mytilus trossulus isolate FHL-02 chromosome 7, PNRI_Mtr1.1.1.hap1, whole genome shotgun sequence DNA:
- the LOC134725846 gene encoding protein singed-like, with protein MNGVSNGHSPAALQWKVGLVNYANKYLTAETFGFKVNVTGAALKKKQTWTLEQDLNEEVVYIKSHLGKYLSSDKYGNMTCDAGDDEFDATAKFVIEYATDGSGKWHFRNVQHGNYLGGTDENLKCFAKTPTNAEQWTVQLSIHPQVHLRNVNRRRYAHLNNDEIQCTEVTPWGQDALIILEFVDGKYALKTCDNRYLHKNGHLVDNLDNDSLFALAVKSGQHSGLAFQDSEGRYLTAVGSTASMKGRNKTITKDELFTIEDSHPQIILIAYTGKKVSTKQGVDITANQDEETDNETFQAEYVKSREKWAFKTIHNKYWTFDQVTSGVQDKSSEIKAECLFDLEWQGDGSIALKACNGLYIFNKQTGCLLAQSTTITDKEKFKVKIVNRPLLVLKSEHGFVGQKTSTNLEYCCNRATYNIIFMEPSPEGGSYRFKGTNGKYWSLTSDNTVNPNSDSPVDFILEFQPESKLTIKAPNGNFLKGEQNGLFRALAEDQASATLWEY; from the exons atgaatggAGTGAGTAATGGCCACAGTCCTGCAGCTTTACAGTGGAAAGTTGGACTGGTCAATTATGCAAACAAATATCTTACAGCTGAAACATTTGGATTTAAAGTGAATGTTACAGGAGCGGCTTTAAAGAAAAAGCAGACATGGACATTGGAACAAGATTTAAATGAAGAAGTTGTATACATTAAAAGTCATTTaggaaaatatttatcatcaGATAAATACGGGAATATGACATGTGATGCTGGTGATGATGAATTTGATGCAACCGCAAAATTTGTGATAGAATATGCCACCGACGGGTCTGGAAAGTGGCACTTCAGGAATGTTCAGCATGGTAATTATTTAGGTGGTACTGATgagaatttgaaatgttttgccAAAACTCCAACAAACGCTGAGCAGTGGACTGTGCAGTTATCCATACACCCTCAGGTTCATTTGCGGAACGTCAACCGCCGACGCTACGCGCACCTAAACAATGATGAAATACAGTGTACAGAGGTAACGCCATGGGGACAAGATGCGCTCATCATTCTGGAGTTTGTTGACGGCAAATACGCATTGAAGACTTGTGACAACAGATATCTTCATAAAAATGGTCATCTAGTGGACAATTTGGACAATGACAGTTTATTCGCTCTTGCAGTCAAATCGGGACAACATTCTGGACTAGCTTTTCAAGATTCAGAAGGTCGCTATTTAACAGCCGTTGGTTCCACGGCCTCAATGAAAGgaagaaacaaaacaataacaaaggACGAACTGTTTACAATAGAAGACAGCCATCCACAGATTATTTTGATAGCTTATACAGGGAAAAAGGTTTCAACTAAACAAG GTGTTGATATAACAGCAAATCAAGACGAAGAGACTGACAACGAAACATTCCAAGCTGAATATGTCAAATCACGTGAGAAGTGGGCCTTTAAAACAATACACAATAAGTATTGGACGTTTGACCAGGTCACGTCCGGAGTACAGGACAAATCTTCTGAAAT AAAAGCGGAATGTTTGTTCGATTTAGAATGGCAAGGAGATGGTTCAATAGCATTGAAAGCATGTAATGGTCTGTACATATTCAACAAACAAACCGGCTGTCTTCTGGCCCAGAGCACGACTATTACAGATAAAGAAAAGTTCAAAGTGAAGATTGTCAACAGACCATTACTAGTCCTTAAATCAGAACATGGATTTGTTGGACAGAAAACCAGCACAAATTTAGAATACTGTTGCAACAGAGCCACTTATAATATAATCTTTATGGAACCAAGTCCAGAGGGAGGGTCGTACAGGTTTAAAG gTACAAATGGTAAATATTGGAGCCTGACATCAGACAATACTGTAAATCCAAATAGTGACTCCCCTGTAGATTTTATATTAGAATTTCAGCCAGAATCAAAACTTACAATCAAAGCACCAAATGGAAACTTTTTGAAAGGTGAACAAAATGGACTATTCCGTGCACTTGCCGAGGACCAAGCTTCAGCTACTTTATGGGAGTATTAA